The Melanotaenia boesemani isolate fMelBoe1 chromosome 11, fMelBoe1.pri, whole genome shotgun sequence genome includes the window ATAAAAGAAAGCCAAAAAACCTGGAAAATTTTTCCTAAattcatttttctctctctctctctacccaCCCCTCCTCACAGGCGGATAACACTCATTCTGACTCAGGTCCATCTTTATCCAAACAGTGCTGTGGCTTCTGTTGTTCTCGTGCAAAATGCTATCAAATAAACCTTAATTTTCTGGCACCAAGCATTTTTTCCACATTAAGCCATCGCTAAAAATTGTTTTTGATCATCCTTTTTCCCCGAAACGTCCTTTCTATCAACATTACCCACTAACTTAATTTTACAAGAGGGCAACTGTGTTTCTTTGTGGGTTTTGTAATTGATTTATAAAGCTAAAATAACTGAAACAGGACTAAATTTTGAGGTAAGTGTATCATAAAAGTTTCTCTGTTCAAccttatttaattataaatcgGTGATTTCGATTATTTAGAAGCTGTAACCTTGTAAGATGTCTAAAACACACATCTGAAATTACATTCGGTATCTGCCAGCTTGTAATTACGCAACATACTTCAATATATTGGACCAATTCCTAAATTAGAGATATAGAAATAGGCAGCGGGGATCATAAGTATTTTTATCGTGATCTCTTTATGTGGATTTTCCACATTTTACGCAGAATTTTCACGGTTTTATCCATCTGgagaaaacacaaactttatCTATGTGATGAGGGAAAACAGGCGCACGTTGGTGATGGGACTGCCTCTACACGGTTCTCACGGGGGTTTCATAAAGCGTGGCCCTGTCAAGGGGACAAGCAGAGATATCACCCTGTCCTGTTAGTGACCTTCTCTGACCTGATCCTGCTATTCCAACTACACCATGTCTTCTGCTGTGATTGCTTTGCCCTCGGCACCTGCGGCTAAATCGCCAAAAAAGAAAGCCAAGAGAAAGACAGCTCCTTCTGTGTCCAGTCTGATCCTGAAGGCTGTGGCCGGGTCCCAACAGCGCGGCGGTGTGTCCTTGGCTGCCCTCAAAAAGATTATGAAGGCCGGAGGATATGATGCGGAGAAGAACAAAGCCAGAATCCGCATCGCTCTCAGGCGTTTGGTGGCCAAAAAAGCCCTAGTCAAGACCAAGGGTGCCGGGGCATCCGGGTCCTTCAAACTCAACAAAAAGCCTCCTAAACCTCGAAAGAGGAAGGTGGTGAAAAAGAAGAAGCCAAAGGCCAAAAGGGTGAAGAAGGCCAAGAAGAAGGCAGCAGCTACATCAAAAGCCAAGAAATCgccaaagaagaagagaaagacaaagagcCCCAAAAAAGCCAAGAAAGCGGCCAAGAAGCCCACCAAGCCAAAGAGCCCCAGGAAGACCAAACGCAAGGTGGCCAGGTCTGCCAAAACCAGGGCTGCTGCCAAGAAGTGAGAACTGCTCCTCCAACCCTCACTGCGGCTCAAAGGCGTTTATTCGGGCCTTTGACTTTGTGTGGACTATGATGCATTCAACTCAGCTGAGTTTGCTTTAGATATTTGTTTTCTATAGTAGAAAAGTCTCAACTTGCTGTTTTACCCTCTACCCTTTCTTTCTTGGTCTGAACAGATTGACATGCATTgctggaaataataaaataatgtatattTCCAAAGAAACAGGTGTCGTTTTATCTTTAGAAACAACTGCAACAGTTCTGAAAACACTGAGCGCagtctgttaaataaataaatatttatttatttattcgaGACAATGACTACTTAATGATGTTTGTGATGTTTACCTTGATGGTTGAGTTTTCATCTGAACTTTGGATTCATTTGGAAAGGTCCCAGAATGGCGCAGAGGACTTTTTGGAAAGGGGCTTTTACGCAGTGATGCGCAAAAAATCAAGAAGtatatatacttttatttttgtgtcgGATACATTTTACCACTAAAACACTATAATATTTTCTGTAGGATGAGGTATTTAGTAGTGCTTTATTTGTGTATATGCGACAGAGCTTTAGACTAGTTTCTGGTTTGGTCAATTAACTGGATTCAAAGCTAAGATCAAAACCCTAAGGATATATTCCATAGCTTAATCCTATCTCcagcaaagcaaaaacaagacgggatatttgtaattttgacCGATATTGTAATTTAAGAGAATGGCGCACACCACTTGTCAGTAGGCTTGTCATGAGAAAAatatcaggtgaacaaggaggaaaataaaatcCTGATATATgtataatgtatttattaatttaatcctATTTGATATTCTATTGctgtaaaatgacaaataaaaaaatatttgagccTTTCACCAGCTTTAGTGATCACCCAGTTTCGTGCCGCCATCTGCTGGTAGGAATTAAACTTGTTATAAAGAAGAGAGGCAACAACAATGGCAAACGAGTTTTAAACCAATGTCATGGTCgcattttacttttatataaGCTGTGGCAACTGCTACAttgttttgtagaaataaaTCTGCCCAAAATGAGTTTACACCTTCAGCTCCTACTTTATCATTACCGACCAAACGCCGTCAAGGAACAAGTACCAGGGAAATCCGTGCTGTTTGAAAACGTGAAAGTTAATCAACTTTGTTTTAAGTGTAAAACcaaaaacttatttaatttatggCAACTTTTAAAAAGCATCCTTCTCAGCCTCAGCGACATGGCTGGGACGTAAAGGGCGTTGTTAACTATGAGTTACCCTACTGTTAAAGAGCGGAAAAAGAGAATGGAAAAATGGTTTTAACCAACActgctgtgtttgtgcagaatATTGAAGTGGGAACTTTAATGTTAGGAAGTGatttctgtatattttatatgACGCGCACTCATGTGACGCTTCATACACAGCCGCTGTGAGAAAAAGCCACTTCCTCCCATCAGTTGTCCGATTTAACTTCACCGTTTAGTTCCAGTTCCCTTTTTAGACACAATTAGAcaaatcttatcttatctttttcACAAAGTCTCAGATAAACTTTGAATTCCCCTTTTTTTCTAACCCACTCTTTCTTTACAGTAAGTTCAAGGCTTCTTTCTTTGacttattagtttattttaaattgtttgcaTATTTGGTAGGTAAATAGATTAATCAGACATGTTTTCTTTGAACATGTGAacatttttgtgtatgtgtaaatAGATTTTGgaggatttttctttcttttttttttttttttacatcagcatATGTATAATCATAAGCccacctgcaggttttaggcaATTATTGGTACACACACCcaggcatgtttttttttcatggaaatagctcaaatatttacatatttgaaGAACAGAGGTTAATTTATGTCTAAATTCACAGAACAGCAGAAATGGAAGTGAAAGTAGAACATTTTCCCTGTGGGGATGTTTCTGTTTGTCATGTGATGGTACAAGAGGAGGTATGATGTGACTGCAGTTCTCATTTCTGACAAAGCCATGATGAAGAAAGAACTTCTGACTCTCTTTTTCCTTCCAGTTTGTTTGTCTGTCCCTCTGAGCCGCTCAACCAACTGGCTCAGACAATGCCGCGCCTCTACCAACTTCTCCCTCACAGCACTGGAGGTGCTGCCAGGTGGAGGCTGGGACAATCTCCGGAACATGGATATGGGTCGGGTCATGAATCTCAGCTACTTCCAGTGCCAGACCACCGAGGATGGGCTCTACCTCATCCCAGATGAGGTGTTTGTCATCCCCAACAAGGAGACGGGCGTGGAGACCAACTCAGAGATCATCAGTACTTGGCTGGATCAGAAAAGCTCCACATCTCAAACCATAAATGCTGACTTATCTTTTCTCTCGGTGCTGAATTCTAAGTTTTCTTTTGAGAACACAAGGATGAAAACTCATCAAGTGAAAGACTCTTCAACTACAACAAGGGTGCaggtaagttttttttattattattttttataatgatTCTTTCAATAGTTTTAGTAGTAATTTTAGTATTCAAACATATAAATAAGGTGTTTTgcaataaaagttaaaatattttcacaaacaTTTTTCCATGAAGAAAAAAGCTCTGCCATAGGTTGATTAAAATATAGTTGACAAAAAATGTTGATTGGTCTcaaatatcttcttttttttttttttaaaaaatgtcattaataCAGGGTGTATTTTTATGAACTATCCCATAGTTTATTTGAgcaacaaaggaaaataaatcttttatgaatgtgtggaaaaaaactttaaacatttaatgacATTATacttctttcctttaaaaggtTCGTAACTTCATCTACACAGTCAAGGCGTACCCAGACTTCACTCTGGATTCACGCTTTGCTCAGCAAGTCAAAGATATAGCTGATGCAGTGGAAAATAACCAGACGAGGAATGCTGCCTATCTTTCAGAGAAGATGGTGCTGGACTATGGAACTCATGTTATAACTAGTGTTGATGCTGGGGCTTCGTTGGTGCAGGAAGACTACCTTCGTGCTTCGTATATTTCGGACAGTGCGTCTGACACTTCCACTGTCAAAGCACAAGCTGGGCTTAACTTTTTTGATAAACTCAAGTTTGACATAAGTAGTCAAAACACCCAACAGAGTTCATCGCTTCAAACGTATCAGTCTAACATTCAGTACTCCCTTATACAAAGCCATGGAGGTGTACCTTTCTATCCTGGCATCACTTTGCAAAAGTGGCAGGAAAGTACTAGAAATAATCTGGTTGCTATTGACCGCTCAGGATTTCCCCTCCACTACTTTATAAACACCAATTCTTTTCCGGATCTGCCGCAACCTACAGTTGGTAAAGTGGCTGTTACAGTGAGTCAGGCCATAGAGCGCTACTACAAGGTCAACACCCGCCCTGGCTGTGTTGATGTCAGCTCTCAGAACTTTAATTTCCAAGCCAATGTTGATGATAATTCGTGTGAGGGCCCTGCCACTAATCTTAGTTTTGGGGGTGTCTACCAAAAGTGTGAAAAACTCAGCCGTGATGCAGATCCAATCTGTGCTGAACTGAGCCAGAAGAACCTTGATACAGGAGACTTCTCCTGCCGTCCACCCTATACTCCAACTTTACTGCGATCAGAAGTGAGGCAGCAGGGTTACACAACTTATGACTGTTATGAGGAAAGTTATTCCTGCTATGTGTTTTTTACTTGCCACAGACAACAGTGTCAGCATAACTATCACATTCGCTCTGCTCGCATTGATACCTACTGGTGTTCTGTGAATGGAAAAGCCCCCGACAACTCAGGATATCTGTTTGGAGGCATTTACAGCCCCTCCTCCCTGAACCCCATCACCAGAGCCAAAAGCTGCCCCCCAAACTTCATTCCAGTGAAATTTCTCTCAGATGGCCAAATGATCTGTATAAGTAATGACTATGAGGCCGGCACCAGATACTCGGTACCATTAGGAGGCCTCTTTAGCTGTCAGTCAAACAACCCACTGGCTGATCAACAACGCAGGTGCCCCCCCAAGTTCAGTCAGCACCTTGCCACCGTCAGCGACGGCTGTGAAATCCTTTACTGTGTCCAGTCTGGAATTTTCACAGGTGGGCAGCTGCTTCCAATCCATCTGCCTCCTTTCACTAAACGTCCACTAGTCAGCATGCAAGCTACCAACACAGTGATTGTGATGACTGAGGGAGACAGGAACTGGGTCAGAATCGGGCAGACTAAAGCATGGAAACTTGCCAAACCAGAAGAAATCAAGGAAATTGTTCGAAAgcttaaccctgatttaaattCGATGTCTAGTGGGGAAAAGGCAGGGGTTGCATTTGGGGTGATGGGTTTGATTCTGCTGGGTATTGTAGTAGTTATCAttgtgaagaagaggaggagggtgtCTGGGTTTAGGACAAGTAGAGGCTATGAAGAATTATGTGAAGAGGTTGAGAGGGAGACAGAACAAGCCGAGGCCTGAAAAACAACGTAGTTTAGAGGCTTGAAATCTGAAAACAAGATGTGAGAGATTTTGGTTTTAACTTCCTTGTTGGTGTCAGAAGTCCTGTTTCTTAAAATAGAAcaattttacatgtaaaaaggCTTCAGTTGTGAATTATTACATGCATTATTAGTATGACAAACTATGCATTATGTACTCAGAAATATTTGACAATATCTAGTGGTTTGTTAAACGAGGGACAGATGACGTTACACCCAGTCTGCCTTTAAAACAAAGTGCACTTTGTAGAAGTGATTTTCAAACTAAAGTGAATCTGTACTGCCCTCATGAGAACAAGCTGCGCAGTGCTATGcaatatatgttttttaattactttgtaTGGTTTGAACTCTGTATTGATTACAATTTATAAAACTTTACATTACAATGTTTCAGTAGATAATATTTgggtatttgtttttatatgttttatattttatatgtgaataaaattaattagattaagAATCTGTTATTTGatcatactttatttttttcctactaTCAAATTACATTATGTTTGTAAGTGTACTTTAGTTATttgaataatgtaaaataagagataaatgttttcttcaagCAGCTGACTTCCTTGTTGTTGAAATGTGAACCTTTGACACAGCTTCCTCGCAggattgttttctatttattagcatccatctttccctccaTCTTGACCCCTTTACTAGCCTTTTGTTCAGTAAAACAACTTATAGAATAATGTTGTCATCACTGTATTTGACTGTAGGGATGGTATAAATGAGGTAATTGTGGTCAAATAATTTAATCTCCATTTCATCAGATTACAGGATTTTGGTTCTTTAGGTGTCTCTTGGTAAATTCCAAGCAGAATTTCATGAATCTTTTAGTGATAAGAAAGTCTGTTCACCACTTAATCGTAAAGACCTGCTTCATAGACCACCCTTGCATAAGAACTGATTGGCGTGTTGCTTCCACGTCTGACCAGAATCTCAGATATTCCTGTTTACTCAGcttggctggaaaaaaaagcagattcaTAAACTTTGTTATTGGCTCCAGACTTCTTCTAATTTAGAATTTGGGTGGGAGTTTGCAGACATGCAAAATGGAACATTTTAGTCAGAAATACACAAAACACTGCAGCAATGTGAAGATGCTTTGTTACTATGAGTAGTGGGGAAAATGAAAGAATCAAAGTAAATGTGTGACTAAAACATAATAGAATGTGGAAAACTTGCAAAGCAATAGTAGTACACTTTAGGTTAGTAGACCATGAAGGGTGCACTCATCTAGAAAAACAGCTCTAAAGTacatactatttttttttttattttatttttttttattgtttgaacaAAAACTAGGACTGGAAACCAAATCTCTCTGTCCTGTGAAAGAAGTCTCTTGTGCAGGGTGCAGAAAGACAATTTTATCTTCCCTGCCCTCATCGAGAAAACCACTAACATTCCACCCACATCCATAAATAGGCAAAGGCAAAGCTGACCTCATGGTTTGGTTAAGGCTATCAGTATAAAGACAGGCCAGCTCAGATGttacacagacaaaaacacacatcagtCTGACAGACATGCACTGTATACACACATGCAtctgcacaaagacacacacttcCCACAAAGAGTGCTCAGACCAGTGTCTTTTCTCTCGTGACTACACAAAAAAATCTCCCTCCCCCACATATACACGTGAATAAACACATACTGTACAGAGCTGTGAGGGATTTACAGAACTGGGACTCGGGCATGAAAATAAAACCACTCAGGCTGAGGAAATGGTATAAGGCCTTAGGGggggagagagacagagagagagagagagagctgtgAATACACAGcttcaaaacaggaaaactcCTTCCTTTTCAAAAGGCAGAGGACAGACCAAACAGTGCGCCCTGCTGGCTTTCAGCACAGTCTGCCAGCGAAGCCAAAAGCTCTCTCAACTGTGACTTCATTTCCAGCAGGATCAAGACTTGAGTCAGTTTTCATTTAATCGTTTACAGCCAGCAGTGCCATTGATGGGGAACATACAGAGCAAGACTGAAAATCAAGTGGCAGTTTAATCAAGGTAACTGCTTGAGAAATCCAGAGAGAAGAGACAATCGGAAgggcaaaacaaaaaagaaatccttTCTAAGGTAAGAGTGCATGTACTTTAGTAGTGCATCTCTTGTTGCATCCCATTTGAAGCAGGATTAGAGTGCAGAGGATTAAAAGCTCATATGCATGTGtactcaaataaaaataaagtatgttTAGAAATCATTCTAAACGATTTTTACTAACTTAACAAGGGGCATATGAATAGAAAACGATTTTTCACCCTGCTGTCCGTGTTTTCATTTAGGTAACCATGCAAGCAGGACACCAATGGAAAAATTTTGTACCATTTATAGTGGCCTTAGCAGTTGTGCTGGAGGTCTGCAAGGTCCATGGCTGTCGAACTGGCACAGGATCAGAGTGTGAGAAAGCTCCTTTCGTCCCAGGCCACAACCTGGCAGGGGAGGGTTTTGATGTGGTGCGACTGCGTCGAACAGGAGCATATGTCATCAACGTCAAAGCTCATCTGGCTGACAACCACACCTGTACACTGTGTCCAAACCGCTTCCAAAAAGAACAGGTAGCATCTGTAAGATCCTGCTGCTCAGTTTTCATAGTTTTCTCCTCAAAGTTTCATTttgtaaactctgtttttattatttagtgcATGTGTAAATTTGGCATATTTCTTCTCTCTGTAATACCCCACTTATTGACTGTTTTCCTCCCCCCACTTGGATTCCACTCAACATCCTGCCTTTTCCCCATCAGACTCAAAAGCTTCCAGCAGCAGTGCTCGACTGGCGTCCCTTCAGTCGCTGCAGCAAACAGCTTTCTAGTGCACTCCACCACTCCGTGGACTCCCTGCTGCGCAGCTCCAGCTCGCTTGTTAACAACAACTGGGGTCTGGGTTTGAGCCTTGACAACATTGGTCAGGCGGTGCTGGGAGGAAGCCGCTCAGATTTGGCCAAATTTGCTCGTTCACAACACAGTGTGGACAAAGCCACTTTCGCCATTTATGAAATCAGTTGCACCTATTACAGGTAAACAGGAGTGGATGGATAAAAGAGGGTTGATTTGGATGTAATGTATTCATTTACACTATGGGGACATAACTAACCTGTACTGAAGTATAGATAAAACTACTCTGCTACATATGAGAACCCAAGAACAAGAGCCACACGTGACTCAGCTATCAAAGAAGAGTACAAGACAATAAATTAGcatattacattaaattaaattgagaAATGACAGCCAAGCTAGCATCCTTTACCAGGCATACTTATGAACTTTTAACCTGTCACTTTAAACAAGAGTTAAAAGTTAGACTCTTGtttaatagaataaaattaCTTGAGATTTTAAAGGGAACAAAGTAGCCTATGAGGGTAGAAATGATTGTTCTGTGGGTTCTTACATGAAGTCTTCATGCTTGGACACTTTGCAACATATTTGTCTTGATAAGCAGTAGTTTATTATCTTTGTTACAAAAATGTCAAGATTATGTGGTTGGACTCTACATGCCTCCTGTTTTTGTAGCTACAGGCTGGCCGATCATCCCCAGCTGAGTGAAGAGTTCATGAAGCATTTGAAGAGACTCCCACAGAGTTTAAACACAGCCCAGAACAAAGCCTTATACAGACGGCTGATAGACACTTATGGAACGCATTACATCCACCAGGTCAGAGAAACTTGTTCCAGAGATGCTGCAGaatatattttcaaatatatgATAAACTGAAGATGTACTGAGTTCTATCACCCTATAATTTGTGTTTGCTAGGTCCAGCTTGGTGGCAAGGTGAGGAGAATCACTGCCTTTAGGACTTGCCTGGCCACGTTGAAGGGCTTCTCAGAATCGGATATTAAAAATTGCCTGAATCTTGAACTCCGTATGGCTCTGGGCTTTGTTCCATCCAATGCATCCTTCTCCAACAAGTGTGACAACTTCTGGAAGGGCAATATGAGCATGGGCTTCTACCAGGGCTTTATGACACATAAAATTGAGGTAATTGGAGGAGAGAGGTACTTCCCTGACATCCTCTACCAGCAGGACCCTGCAGAAGCGTACCAAAGCTGGCTGAACAGCCTATATGACAACCCTGATGTGGTCTCTTATGCCATCTTCCCTTTGCATCATTTGGTGGAGGACCCACAGATCAGTGATAATCTGAGAGTCATAGTCACAGAGTATATCAAAGAGAATCAGCTGAAAGAAGACTATCTGGGTTTAAAGAACTGCTCACCAGGACCAAATCTGGATCATAATTGCTGTCCTTTAAGGACTGGCAGAGGAACTCTGAGACTGGAGATCCACAGAGCAGCAGGGCTGAGGGCTGATACTTTCACAAAAACTGATGCCTATGTGAAGATCTTCTATGGTGGCATGTACGAGGAGACTGAGACCATAATGGATAACAATGACCCAGAGTGGAATGTCACTTATGATTTTGGCTCCGTGGAGCTGGGTCAGGAGCTGAGGTTTGAAGTCTGGGATAGGGACGTGTTTTAT containing:
- the LOC121649547 gene encoding protamine-like protein; this translates as MSSAVIALPSAPAAKSPKKKAKRKTAPSVSSLILKAVAGSQQRGGVSLAALKKIMKAGGYDAEKNKARIRIALRRLVAKKALVKTKGAGASGSFKLNKKPPKPRKRKVVKKKKPKAKRVKKAKKKAAATSKAKKSPKKKRKTKSPKKAKKAAKKPTKPKSPRKTKRKVARSAKTRAAAKK
- the mpeg1.1 gene encoding macrophage expressed 1, tandem duplicate 1: MMKKELLTLFFLPVCLSVPLSRSTNWLRQCRASTNFSLTALEVLPGGGWDNLRNMDMGRVMNLSYFQCQTTEDGLYLIPDEVFVIPNKETGVETNSEIISTWLDQKSSTSQTINADLSFLSVLNSKFSFENTRMKTHQVKDSSTTTRVQVRNFIYTVKAYPDFTLDSRFAQQVKDIADAVENNQTRNAAYLSEKMVLDYGTHVITSVDAGASLVQEDYLRASYISDSASDTSTVKAQAGLNFFDKLKFDISSQNTQQSSSLQTYQSNIQYSLIQSHGGVPFYPGITLQKWQESTRNNLVAIDRSGFPLHYFINTNSFPDLPQPTVGKVAVTVSQAIERYYKVNTRPGCVDVSSQNFNFQANVDDNSCEGPATNLSFGGVYQKCEKLSRDADPICAELSQKNLDTGDFSCRPPYTPTLLRSEVRQQGYTTYDCYEESYSCYVFFTCHRQQCQHNYHIRSARIDTYWCSVNGKAPDNSGYLFGGIYSPSSLNPITRAKSCPPNFIPVKFLSDGQMICISNDYEAGTRYSVPLGGLFSCQSNNPLADQQRRCPPKFSQHLATVSDGCEILYCVQSGIFTGGQLLPIHLPPFTKRPLVSMQATNTVIVMTEGDRNWVRIGQTKAWKLAKPEEIKEIVRKLNPDLNSMSSGEKAGVAFGVMGLILLGIVVVIIVKKRRRVSGFRTSRGYEELCEEVERETEQAEA
- the prf1.5 gene encoding perforin 1.5, yielding MQAGHQWKNFVPFIVALAVVLEVCKVHGCRTGTGSECEKAPFVPGHNLAGEGFDVVRLRRTGAYVINVKAHLADNHTCTLCPNRFQKEQTQKLPAAVLDWRPFSRCSKQLSSALHHSVDSLLRSSSSLVNNNWGLGLSLDNIGQAVLGGSRSDLAKFARSQHSVDKATFAIYEISCTYYSYRLADHPQLSEEFMKHLKRLPQSLNTAQNKALYRRLIDTYGTHYIHQVQLGGKVRRITAFRTCLATLKGFSESDIKNCLNLELRMALGFVPSNASFSNKCDNFWKGNMSMGFYQGFMTHKIEVIGGERYFPDILYQQDPAEAYQSWLNSLYDNPDVVSYAIFPLHHLVEDPQISDNLRVIVTEYIKENQLKEDYLGLKNCSPGPNLDHNCCPLRTGRGTLRLEIHRAAGLRADTFTKTDAYVKIFYGGMYEETETIMDNNDPEWNVTYDFGSVELGQELRFEVWDRDVFYNDVAGMCLIYPERGEHSLSCQLRKGVLYFTYTITCDAHLTGFRCGRYSPLAE